From a region of the Chitinophaga caseinilytica genome:
- a CDS encoding ADP-ribosylation/crystallin J1: MNTVTLYRPTGLKEFLLIAASGFKRFPPRLTWQPIFYPVLNQPYAEQIALDWNTKDEGSGFCGIVTRFDITETLFRQYEVQNVGGEIHNELWVPAEELEAFNGDIRGGIGIVKVFLGEGYVPPADTELAKMLEELAVR, encoded by the coding sequence ATGAACACCGTTACCTTATACCGCCCTACAGGACTGAAAGAATTCCTGCTGATCGCCGCGTCGGGTTTCAAGCGTTTTCCGCCCCGGCTTACCTGGCAACCTATTTTCTATCCCGTTTTGAACCAGCCATATGCCGAGCAGATTGCGCTGGACTGGAACACGAAAGACGAGGGCTCCGGTTTTTGCGGGATCGTTACGCGGTTCGATATTACTGAAACATTGTTCCGGCAATACGAAGTGCAGAACGTGGGCGGAGAGATACATAATGAATTGTGGGTGCCGGCGGAGGAGCTGGAGGCGTTCAACGGAGATATCCGCGGAGGGATCGGGATCGTGAAAGTGTTCCTGGGCGAAGGGTACGTTCCGCCCGCCGATACGGAACT